One segment of Polaribacter huanghezhanensis DNA contains the following:
- the dapF gene encoding diaminopimelate epimerase, whose translation MKITFYKYEGTGNDFILIDNREKWFPKNNITLVHKLCDRHFGIGADGLILLENDAETDFKMTYYNADGNKSTMCGNGGRCIVAFAFKLGVISEKTTFTAIDGLHHANIENKLVSLQMIDVNKVDVYDTYAFVNTGSPHHVQLVENLDNYDVVVNGRKIRNEYGVEGSNINFVQQINESTFKVRTYERGVEDETLACGTGVTAVAIAMHKINKTQSNNITLPVLGGELEVSFNVEKNQYKNVFLKGPATFVFKGVINIDHIDA comes from the coding sequence ATGAAAATCACTTTTTATAAATACGAGGGAACAGGAAACGATTTTATCTTAATTGATAATAGAGAAAAATGGTTCCCAAAAAACAACATTACTTTAGTGCATAAATTGTGTGATCGGCATTTTGGAATTGGAGCCGACGGATTAATTTTACTAGAAAATGATGCGGAAACTGATTTTAAAATGACCTATTATAATGCAGACGGAAATAAAAGTACCATGTGCGGAAATGGCGGAAGATGTATAGTGGCTTTTGCTTTTAAATTAGGTGTTATTTCAGAAAAAACCACATTTACAGCAATTGATGGATTGCATCATGCTAACATAGAAAACAAGTTGGTTTCCTTGCAAATGATTGATGTAAATAAAGTTGATGTTTATGATACTTATGCATTTGTAAATACTGGCTCACCACATCATGTTCAGCTTGTTGAAAATTTAGACAATTATGATGTTGTAGTAAATGGAAGAAAAATCAGAAATGAATATGGAGTTGAAGGAAGCAATATTAATTTTGTGCAACAAATCAACGAATCTACTTTTAAAGTTAGAACTTACGAACGCGGCGTAGAAGATGAAACGTTGGCTTGCGGAACTGGAGTTACTGCGGTTGCAATTGCGATGCATAAAATCAACAAAACCCAATCAAACAACATTACATTACCTGTTTTGGGCGGAGAGTTAGAAGTTTCTTTTAATGTAGAAAAGAATCAATACAAAAATGTTTTTCTAAAAGGACCAGCAACTTTTGTGTTTAAAGGAGTTATAAATATTGACCACATAGACGCATAG
- a CDS encoding GxxExxY protein, whose protein sequence is MNITKQFLDDLTYSFLGYCINVHKELGPGLLESIYHQCLIEELKYEKISFSSELNIPVSYRNIKVDANLRADLLIENCLVAELKPIFKAQLLTYMHLLKAPKGVIVNFNCLNIFKEGQKTFVNNFFNELPIK, encoded by the coding sequence ATGAATATAACTAAACAATTTCTTGATGATTTAACCTATTCTTTTTTAGGTTATTGCATTAATGTTCATAAAGAATTAGGTCCTGGCTTATTAGAAAGTATTTATCATCAATGTTTAATTGAAGAATTAAAATACGAAAAGATTTCTTTTTCATCAGAATTAAATATTCCTGTTTCTTATAGAAACATTAAAGTTGATGCTAATTTAAGAGCAGATTTACTGATTGAAAACTGTTTAGTTGCAGAATTAAAACCTATTTTTAAAGCTCAATTATTAACTTACATGCATTTACTAAAAGCTCCAAAAGGTGTTATCGTTAATTTTAATTGTTTGAATATATTTAAAGAAGGGCAAAAAACTTTTGTAAATAATTTTTTTAATGAATTACCAATAAAATAA
- a CDS encoding GNAT family N-acetyltransferase has product MSLCGQKINLRALEPEDLQFLFDTENDESFWEVSHTQTPFSKFLLKQYLENVHLDIFEAKQLRLIIEEKSTKKQIGMIDLFDFNPQHKRAGIGILIHTKHQQNGFASEALELLINYCFTHLNLHQLYANITSDNVKSSTLFTKHQFKKIGIKKDWIFTNNTYKDEILYQIINE; this is encoded by the coding sequence ATGTCTCTATGTGGTCAAAAAATTAATCTACGTGCTTTAGAGCCAGAAGATTTACAGTTTTTGTTTGACACAGAAAATGATGAATCTTTTTGGGAAGTAAGTCATACTCAAACTCCGTTTTCTAAATTCTTATTGAAACAATATTTAGAAAATGTGCATTTAGATATTTTTGAAGCCAAACAATTGCGATTGATTATTGAAGAAAAATCAACCAAAAAACAAATTGGAATGATTGACTTGTTTGATTTTAATCCACAACACAAAAGAGCTGGAATTGGGATTTTAATTCACACAAAACACCAACAAAATGGATTTGCTTCTGAAGCGTTAGAATTGCTTATCAATTATTGTTTTACGCATTTAAACTTGCATCAATTGTATGCAAATATTACTTCAGACAATGTAAAAAGTAGTACCCTTTTCACCAAGCATCAATTTAAAAAAATAGGCATCAAAAAAGATTGGATTTTTACGAACAACACATATAAAGACGAAATCTTATATCAAATCATCAATGAATAA
- the mltG gene encoding endolytic transglycosylase MltG: protein MNKKKLILLIISLLLITGGILIYNTYNKIYAVNTIKEGFVFIKTNSSLKDLEKEIAPFLKDTEHFNWVANKKKYTEKIRAGKFKIPKGISNNDLINLLRSGKQTPVQLIFNNQHSLEGLAGRVAIQIEADSISILNAMKDGPFLKEHQFTLKSALGMYVPNSYEFYWNTTAEQFRDRMLTEYNRFWDGQRDFQAKKLNLSRTKVIALASIVQKETAKISERPIVAGLYLNRIKRGWPLQADPTVIYALKEKYGEDFIVKRVLLKDLTINSHYNTYINKGIPPTLIAMPDISSIDAVLFSKKHNYYYMCASVDNIGFHEFANSLNQHNRNARKYQRWMNQQGINR from the coding sequence ATGAATAAAAAGAAACTTATATTATTAATTATTAGTTTACTTCTAATAACTGGCGGTATTTTAATTTACAATACGTATAATAAAATATACGCCGTAAATACAATTAAAGAAGGCTTTGTATTTATCAAAACAAATAGCAGCTTAAAAGATTTAGAAAAGGAAATCGCTCCATTTTTAAAGGATACAGAACATTTTAATTGGGTTGCAAACAAAAAAAAATATACCGAAAAAATAAGAGCTGGTAAGTTTAAAATCCCAAAAGGAATTTCTAATAATGATTTAATCAATCTTTTAAGAAGCGGCAAACAAACACCTGTACAACTTATTTTTAACAATCAACATTCTTTAGAAGGTTTAGCTGGCAGAGTTGCCATTCAGATTGAAGCCGATAGCATTTCAATTTTAAATGCAATGAAAGATGGTCCTTTTCTAAAAGAGCATCAATTTACTTTAAAATCTGCGTTAGGAATGTACGTCCCGAATAGCTACGAATTTTATTGGAACACAACTGCTGAACAATTTAGAGATAGAATGTTAACAGAATACAATCGTTTTTGGGATGGACAAAGAGACTTTCAAGCTAAAAAATTAAATTTAAGTAGAACGAAAGTCATTGCTTTGGCTTCTATCGTTCAAAAAGAAACTGCAAAAATTTCTGAAAGACCCATTGTTGCTGGTTTGTATTTAAACAGAATAAAACGTGGTTGGCCGCTACAAGCAGATCCAACAGTTATTTATGCGCTAAAAGAAAAATACGGAGAAGATTTTATCGTAAAACGAGTATTATTAAAAGATTTAACCATAAATTCTCATTATAACACATACATCAACAAAGGTATTCCGCCAACTTTAATCGCAATGCCAGACATCTCTTCTATTGACGCGGTTTTGTTTTCTAAAAAACACAATTATTATTATATGTGTGCAAGTGTAGATAACATCGGATTTCACGAATTTGCTAATTCTTTAAATCAACATAATAGAAACGCTAGAAAATATCAACGCTGGATGAATCAACAAGGAATTAATAGGTAA